AGCTCATGGCTCATAGCTCATGGCTCATAGCTCATGGCTCATAGCTCATGGCTCATAGCTCATGGCTCATAGCTCATGGCTCATAGCTCATGGCTCATAGCTCATGGCTCATAGCTCATGGCTCATGGCTCTTGGTGCGAGGAATCATTCCGCATCCATAGATTGCCCGCCTTCAGGCAAGCCCGGCCTGACTTTGATGAGGGTCTCCCTGCGGATCTGCACCATCCCCGGCTTGGCTCCCGCCGGCTTGGTGACATAGCGGGCCCGCGTGCAGGAAACGGCCACAACTCCCCCCGCGCGCGCCTTACTGTGATACGCTGCAATGGCGGCAGCCCTCTTGAGTGTCTCCCGGTCCGGCTCCTCTCCGGGCTTTGCCCTCAGGATCACATGGCTTCCAGGCATACCGCGCACATGAAACCACCAATCGTCAGGTTTGGCAACTTTGATGCTCAGCCGGTCGTTGTCCTCATCGGTTTTTCCAGCCATCACAACCCAACCTCCGGGGAGTTCATACTCATGAACCTGAGGTCCCCTGGGTTTGAAATTTTTTTCCATATTCTGCATGATCTTATTTTTCAGCAATCTTCCGGCGCCCTGAAATCCCTTGCAAAAGGGCGGCGACGGGTTGGATCATCGGGACTGCCATTTTTCCTCCAGAGCACCGGCCAGAAGCGAGAGATGCGCCTTCTCTTCATCGCCGATGTGAAGGAGGACATTTTTCGTTTCCGCATTGGCGCATTCA
This region of Desulforhabdus amnigena genomic DNA includes:
- a CDS encoding NFACT RNA binding domain-containing protein; protein product: MQNMEKNFKPRGPQVHEYELPGGWVVMAGKTDEDNDRLSIKVAKPDDWWFHVRGMPGSHVILRAKPGEEPDRETLKRAAAIAAYHSKARAGGVVAVSCTRARYVTKPAGAKPGMVQIRRETLIKVRPGLPEGGQSMDAE